Proteins from one Oenanthe melanoleuca isolate GR-GAL-2019-014 chromosome 1, OMel1.0, whole genome shotgun sequence genomic window:
- the LOC130259930 gene encoding trypsin-like, protein MKCLLLLAFIGVAVAFPTFAEDDDDKIVGGYTCAKNAVPYQVSLNSGYHFCGGSLISSQWVLSAAHCYKSRIQVQLGKHNLELTESTQQFINSAKVIRHSGYSPYTLDNDIMLIKLSTPAQLNNAVQTIPLPSSCAAAGTTCLISGWGNTLSSGSNYPDQLQCLKAPILPAADCSEAYPGQITKNMICVGFLEGGKDSCQGDSGGPVVCNGQLQGIVSWGIGCAQRGYPGVYTKVCNYVSWIQSTIAAN, encoded by the exons ATGAAGTGTCTGCTGCTTCTCGCCTTCATTGGGGTGGCTG TTGCCTTCCCCACCTTTGCTGAAGATGATGATGACAAGATTGTGGGAGGCTACACCTGTGCAAAGAACGCTGTGCCCTATCAGGTGTCCCTGAATTCTGGATATCACTTCTGTGGAGGCTCCCTCATCAGCAGCCAGTGGGTCCTGTCGGCTGCTCACTGCTACAAATC TCGCATCCAAGTGCAGCTCGGGAAACACAACCTGGAACTCACCGAATCCACCCAGCAGTTTATCAACTCTGCTAAAGTCATCCGCCACTCTGGCTACAGCCCCTACACCCTGGACAATGACATCATGCTCATCAAGCTGtccaccccagcccagctcaacAATGCTGTCCAGACCATTCCTCTGCCCTCCAGCTGCGCGGCCGCCGGCACCACCTGCCTGATCTCCGGCTGGGGCAACACtctcagcagtggct CTAACTACCCAGAccagctgcagtgcctgaaggCTCCAATCCTCCCTGCTGCCGACTGCTCTGAAGCCTACCCTGGGCAAATTACCAAGAACATGATTTGTGTGGGATTCCTGGAGGGAGGCAAAGACTCCTGCCAG GGAGATTCCGGCGGTCCCGTGGTCTGCAATGGACAGCTCCAAGGCATTGTTTCCTGGGGTATTGGATGTGCCCAGAGGGGCTATCCCGGAGTTTACACCAAGGTTTGCAACTACGTCTCCTGGATCCAGTCCACCATCGCCGCCAACTGA